The following are from one region of the Jatrophihabitans telluris genome:
- the bglX gene encoding beta-glucosidase BglX translates to MATGSSQVDELLAQLSWAEKAGQLIQYFYFRLPEGADTEPALGLDPDRQPAMVEEKLRRGEAGSLLFVTDPGEINRLQRLAVEGNRLAIPVLFGFDVIHGLRTILPVPLAMAASWDLELIETAQAVAAREARAVGIHWTFAPMVDVARDPRWGRMVEGAGEDPFLGAAVAAAQVRGFQGDRLGAPDRVIAGPKHLAGYGAALGGRDYDEVNLSDPELWNVYFPPFQAAVAAGAGNVMTAYMSLNGIPATASRWLIQEVLRETWGFDGFVVSDANAVRNLVTHGFSADLTEAGARAVSAGTDLEMAMMDPAYGRLPSAVESGQAGAQTVDTAVRRILQAKFDLGLFDQPYVDEVRAREVLADPTHRDVARQAAERSAVLLRNEGDLLPLDATSLDSIAVLGPLADSRRDTLGPWVFDYDLDETVSVLDGIRALVGDRVRVEHAAAIPVVQRTYPSLFDMFGGNTPSDAPDFDPQVAFAKAVELARDADVAVVVVGEWQNMIGEAASRSSLELPGQQLELVQAVVGTGTPVVLLVMNGRPLDLRWPVENVPAVMDVWYPGTQGGAAVANLLFGAASPGGKLPFTWPRTVGQIPMIYAHTRSHEPDNQARRYWDEASTPLFPFGFGLSYGRFSYAGLRVDRPVIGLEDTVTISVELTNAGERDADEVAQLYLHQRHGTAVRGVRELKGFARSTLAAGQTRTVQFRIGPEQRRYWNAAVRDWVNEASTFDVWVGGDSTAELCTQFRVESSS, encoded by the coding sequence ATGGCCACCGGTTCGTCGCAGGTCGATGAGTTGCTCGCTCAGCTGAGCTGGGCCGAGAAGGCGGGCCAGCTCATCCAGTACTTCTATTTCCGGCTGCCCGAAGGCGCCGATACCGAGCCTGCGCTGGGATTGGACCCGGATCGCCAGCCCGCGATGGTCGAGGAGAAGCTGCGCCGCGGAGAGGCGGGATCGTTGTTGTTCGTCACCGACCCCGGTGAGATCAATCGCCTGCAGCGTCTGGCCGTCGAGGGCAATCGGCTCGCCATTCCGGTGCTGTTCGGCTTCGACGTCATCCACGGGCTGCGGACGATTCTGCCCGTCCCGTTGGCGATGGCGGCCTCGTGGGACCTCGAGCTGATCGAGACGGCGCAGGCCGTGGCCGCGCGTGAGGCCCGTGCGGTGGGTATCCACTGGACCTTTGCGCCGATGGTCGATGTCGCCCGCGACCCGCGCTGGGGGCGGATGGTCGAGGGCGCCGGAGAGGACCCGTTCCTCGGCGCCGCGGTGGCCGCGGCTCAGGTCCGGGGATTTCAGGGCGACCGGCTCGGTGCCCCCGATCGCGTCATCGCGGGGCCGAAACACCTTGCAGGCTATGGCGCCGCGCTCGGCGGCCGCGATTACGACGAGGTCAACCTGTCCGACCCCGAACTGTGGAACGTGTACTTCCCACCCTTCCAGGCCGCGGTGGCCGCCGGTGCGGGCAACGTGATGACGGCGTACATGAGCCTGAACGGGATTCCCGCGACCGCGAGCCGCTGGTTGATCCAGGAGGTCCTGCGTGAGACGTGGGGCTTCGACGGGTTCGTGGTCAGCGATGCCAACGCGGTCAGGAACCTGGTGACGCACGGATTCTCGGCCGACCTGACCGAGGCCGGTGCCCGCGCCGTCAGCGCCGGGACCGACCTGGAGATGGCGATGATGGACCCCGCCTATGGCCGGCTCCCTTCCGCGGTCGAGTCGGGCCAGGCCGGTGCGCAGACGGTGGATACTGCCGTCCGCCGCATCCTGCAGGCCAAGTTCGACCTGGGCCTGTTCGATCAGCCCTATGTGGATGAGGTCCGCGCCCGTGAGGTGCTGGCCGACCCCACCCATCGCGACGTCGCCCGCCAGGCCGCGGAACGCTCGGCGGTCCTGCTGCGCAATGAGGGCGACCTGTTGCCGCTCGATGCGACCTCGCTGGATTCGATCGCCGTGCTCGGCCCGCTGGCCGACTCCAGGCGCGACACGCTTGGACCGTGGGTGTTCGACTACGACCTCGATGAGACGGTCAGTGTGCTGGACGGCATCCGCGCCCTGGTCGGTGACCGGGTGCGCGTCGAGCACGCCGCCGCGATACCGGTCGTGCAGCGCACGTACCCGTCGCTGTTCGACATGTTCGGCGGCAACACGCCCTCCGATGCTCCGGACTTCGATCCCCAGGTGGCCTTTGCGAAGGCGGTGGAGCTCGCCCGCGACGCCGACGTAGCGGTGGTCGTCGTGGGTGAGTGGCAGAACATGATCGGCGAAGCCGCCTCCCGGTCCTCGCTGGAACTGCCCGGGCAGCAACTGGAACTCGTCCAGGCGGTGGTCGGGACGGGCACACCGGTCGTGTTGCTGGTGATGAACGGACGACCACTCGATCTGCGCTGGCCCGTCGAGAACGTACCGGCCGTGATGGACGTCTGGTACCCGGGCACGCAGGGCGGCGCGGCGGTCGCGAATCTGTTGTTCGGCGCCGCCAGCCCGGGTGGCAAGCTGCCCTTCACCTGGCCACGAACAGTGGGCCAGATTCCCATGATCTACGCCCACACGCGTTCGCACGAGCCGGACAACCAGGCCCGACGCTACTGGGACGAGGCGAGCACCCCGCTGTTCCCGTTCGGCTTCGGGTTGAGCTACGGCCGGTTCTCCTACGCCGGGCTGCGGGTCGATCGTCCGGTGATCGGCCTCGAGGACACCGTGACCATCAGCGTTGAGCTGACCAACGCCGGTGAGAGGGACGCCGACGAGGTGGCGCAGCTGTACCTGCACCAGCGGCACGGCACGGCGGTACGCGGGGTGCGCGAGCTGAAGGGCTTCGCCCGGTCGACCCTGGCCGCGGGACAGACCCGCACGGTGCAGTTTCGGATCGGCCCGGAGCAACGGCGGTACTGGAACGCCGCGGTTCGGGACTGGGTGAACGAGGCATCGACCTTCGACGTCTGGGTCGGTGGCGATTCGACGGCGGAGCTGTGCACCCAATTCCGCGTCGAGTCCTCGTCGTGA
- a CDS encoding alpha-hydroxy acid oxidase, which produces MLPPRSVSLVDRARESLPAEVFAYYAAGAGAQQTLAEQEQAWREIGLRPRVLQDVSLVSTEVSLLGDTVASPILIAPTALHGLAHPDGELATARGARKAGCRYVVSMRASRRLSSIAEESGPFWQQVYVLNDRGISDEVARRAAQVGATALVVTVDTPIVARKPAEIPALAWATGLLDVLDGRDPADPRLQQARDLGPPDLRRLHEVSGLPVVAKGVLRGDQALKCRDAGAAAVVVSTHGGRQLDGTITVPAALAEVVRTVGGEVEVYADGGVRTGGDVVRALALGARAVLIGRPVLWALAVGGAAGVHEYLRDFTADLSETLALAGCRSAADVGADLVEGPAS; this is translated from the coding sequence GTGCTGCCGCCGCGGTCTGTCAGCCTCGTCGACCGGGCGAGGGAGTCGTTGCCGGCCGAGGTGTTCGCCTACTACGCCGCCGGTGCGGGGGCCCAGCAGACACTGGCCGAGCAGGAACAGGCCTGGCGCGAGATCGGGCTGCGGCCTCGCGTCCTTCAGGACGTTTCCCTCGTGTCGACGGAGGTGAGCCTGCTCGGTGACACGGTGGCCTCGCCCATTCTGATCGCTCCGACCGCGCTGCACGGATTGGCTCATCCGGACGGAGAGCTCGCCACCGCTCGGGGGGCCCGCAAGGCCGGATGCCGGTACGTCGTCTCGATGCGGGCCAGCCGGCGGCTGAGCTCGATCGCCGAGGAATCGGGACCGTTCTGGCAACAGGTCTATGTACTCAACGATCGGGGCATCTCCGACGAGGTAGCCCGGCGCGCGGCCCAAGTCGGCGCAACGGCCCTGGTCGTGACGGTGGATACCCCGATCGTCGCGCGCAAGCCGGCCGAGATCCCCGCCCTGGCCTGGGCGACGGGACTGCTCGACGTCCTCGACGGCCGGGACCCGGCCGACCCTCGGCTGCAGCAGGCTCGCGACCTGGGTCCGCCGGATCTGCGTCGGTTGCACGAGGTCTCGGGTCTTCCCGTGGTGGCCAAGGGCGTACTGCGCGGTGACCAGGCCCTCAAATGCCGCGATGCCGGGGCCGCCGCGGTGGTGGTTTCGACGCACGGTGGGCGGCAGCTCGACGGCACGATCACGGTCCCGGCCGCACTGGCCGAGGTCGTCCGGACGGTGGGCGGAGAGGTCGAGGTGTACGCCGACGGCGGGGTGCGCACCGGCGGCGATGTCGTGCGAGCCCTTGCTCTGGGTGCGCGCGCCGTCCTCATCGGCCGCCCGGTGTTGTGGGCGCTGGCAGTGGGCGGAGCAGCGGGCGTGCACGAGTACCTCAGGGACTTCACGGCTGATCTGTCCGAGACGCTCGCCCTGGCGGGCTGCCGTTCGGCCGCCGACGTCGGCGCGGACCTCGTCGAGGGGCCGGCCTCATGA